From Flavobacterium lipolyticum, one genomic window encodes:
- the porQ gene encoding type IX secretion system protein PorQ: MLKQFVLFLLVTICSISYGQIGGRHTYQFLNLTTSPRQAALGGETITIYDEDVNQVMSNPAALNEDMDNRLALNYGSYYGEASYGTASYAYTYDRHVQTFYAGVSYVNYGSFEGYDENGQATSNFTGSEGALSLGYAYNVPYTDLHIGASAKLITSTLESYNSMGGAIDLGFLYVIEKNDVNLGLVIRNIGTQFTTYSGIKENLPFEIVAGVSQELEHVPLRWHLTLENLQQWNISFSNPVRGGTGIDGSTNKEKVSFLNNALRHVVLGVELFPKKAFNLRLGYNFRRGEELRVNEQRNFSGVSVGFGLKMNRLKFNYSYSRYTLAANTSLFGLILNFQ; this comes from the coding sequence ATGTTAAAACAATTTGTTTTATTTTTATTAGTAACAATTTGCTCCATTAGTTATGGGCAAATAGGAGGGCGTCACACCTATCAGTTCTTGAATTTAACGACTTCTCCAAGACAGGCAGCGTTAGGAGGAGAAACCATCACGATTTATGACGAGGATGTCAATCAGGTGATGTCTAACCCAGCAGCTTTAAATGAAGATATGGACAATCGTCTTGCTTTGAATTATGGGAGTTATTATGGAGAAGCTTCTTATGGAACCGCTTCGTATGCCTATACTTACGACAGACATGTGCAGACATTCTATGCAGGAGTAAGCTATGTCAATTATGGTTCATTTGAAGGTTATGATGAAAATGGTCAGGCCACTTCTAATTTTACTGGGAGTGAGGGCGCACTTTCATTAGGGTATGCTTATAATGTTCCTTATACTGATCTGCATATTGGAGCAAGCGCTAAGTTAATAACTTCAACTTTAGAGAGTTATAATTCGATGGGAGGAGCAATTGATTTAGGTTTTTTGTATGTAATTGAAAAAAATGATGTAAATTTGGGTTTGGTAATCCGTAATATAGGTACACAGTTTACAACGTATTCGGGAATAAAGGAAAATTTACCATTTGAAATCGTGGCTGGAGTTTCTCAGGAATTAGAGCATGTGCCCCTTCGCTGGCATCTTACATTAGAAAATTTGCAACAGTGGAACATCTCTTTTTCGAATCCCGTTCGTGGGGGAACCGGCATAGATGGATCAACAAACAAAGAAAAAGTTTCGTTTTTAAACAACGCATTAAGGCATGTTGTTTTAGGAGTGGAACTTTTCCCAAAAAAAGCATTTAATTTGCGTTTAGGATATAATTTTAGAAGGGGAGAAGAATTACGGGTGAATGAACAACGTAATTTTTCAGGAGTGTCAGTAGGATTTGGATTAAAAATGAACAGGTTAAAATTTAACTATTCTTATTCCAGATATACGTTAGCAGCAAATACAAGTCTTTTTGGTCTAATTTTAAATTTTCAGTAA
- the cmk gene encoding (d)CMP kinase encodes MKKITIAIDGFSSTGKSTLAKQLAKELEYVYVDTGAMYRAVTYFAMQNQLIAADFFDKVALIAALPNIQLEFKFNADLGFAEMYLNGENVEKQIRTIEVSSFVSKVAEVSEVRSKLVEQQQEMGKNKGIVMDGRDIGTVVFPNAELKVFMTASAETRAQRRFDELQQKGDNVSYEDVLKNVVERDYIDTHREDSPLIIADDAIEIDNSYLNREEQFTAVLELVTDVVKTI; translated from the coding sequence TTGAAAAAAATTACCATTGCAATTGATGGATTCTCCTCTACAGGAAAGAGTACTTTGGCCAAACAATTAGCGAAAGAGTTAGAATATGTTTATGTAGATACCGGAGCAATGTACCGTGCCGTAACGTACTTTGCCATGCAAAATCAGCTTATTGCAGCCGATTTTTTTGATAAAGTAGCCCTTATAGCGGCTTTACCGAACATTCAGTTAGAATTTAAATTTAATGCCGATCTTGGTTTTGCCGAGATGTATCTTAATGGCGAAAATGTGGAGAAACAAATCAGAACCATCGAAGTTTCCAGTTTCGTTAGTAAAGTAGCAGAAGTTTCTGAAGTACGTTCCAAATTAGTGGAACAACAGCAGGAAATGGGAAAAAATAAAGGTATTGTAATGGACGGAAGAGACATTGGTACCGTAGTGTTTCCAAATGCTGAACTTAAAGTATTCATGACCGCCAGTGCCGAAACCCGTGCACAGAGACGTTTTGATGAATTACAGCAAAAAGGAGATAACGTTTCTTATGAAGACGTCCTGAAAAATGTAGTCGAGAGAGATTATATCGATACACATCGTGAAGATTCTCCTTTAATTATTGCCGATGATGCGATAGAAATAGATAATTCTTACTTAAACAGAGAAGAACAGTTTACAGCAGTGCTGGAATTAGTAACAGATGTTGTTAAAACAATTTAA
- a CDS encoding murein L,D-transpeptidase catalytic domain-containing protein yields the protein MKKIFIGLLVLLLIFAGYRILRKDHTASPSVARTIDIIKINEVRSIIKSNPKYNDRYAFFIDMKIPSGKNRFFIYDLKNNKIIDKGLVAHGLGSETKVKGKLKFSNVPNSLSTSLGRYAVGGHYNGKFGKAYKLYGLDTTNSNVFDRDIVFHYYFDVPYKEQKGYICNSYGCPMVNKKYFERVAKIIDTSGSDIVMSIYY from the coding sequence ATGAAGAAAATCTTTATTGGTTTATTGGTTTTACTTTTGATTTTCGCGGGATATAGAATCCTCAGGAAAGACCATACTGCATCTCCTTCAGTAGCAAGAACAATTGATATTATAAAAATAAATGAAGTCCGGAGCATTATAAAAAGCAATCCAAAATACAATGACAGATATGCTTTTTTTATAGATATGAAAATTCCTTCCGGTAAGAATCGCTTTTTTATATACGATCTAAAAAATAATAAAATTATTGATAAAGGTTTAGTAGCTCATGGTTTAGGATCTGAGACTAAAGTAAAAGGTAAACTAAAATTTAGTAATGTCCCTAATTCACTCAGTACTTCGTTGGGGAGATATGCTGTTGGCGGGCATTATAATGGAAAGTTTGGCAAGGCCTATAAATTATACGGATTAGATACTACAAATTCCAATGTATTTGATCGTGATATTGTTTTCCATTATTATTTTGATGTTCCGTATAAAGAGCAAAAAGGATATATTTGCAACAGCTATGGATGTCCGATGGTGAACAAAAAGTATTTTGAACGAGTGGCTAAAATAATTGATACTTCCGGATCCGATATTGTGATGAGTATTTATTATTAA
- the lon gene encoding endopeptidase La, with translation MSNHKILTIDNLSLQEFDSEADLIPLLTPEDEEEMNNEELPLSLPILPLRNTVLFPGVVIPISAGRDKSIKLINDANAGGKIIGVVSQINEEDEDPSKDDIHKIGTVARILRVLKMPDGNVTVILQGKKRFEIDEVVSEEPYITATIKEVSEERPTEDDTEFTAILDSVKELAIQIIKESPNIPSEATFAIKNIESQSFLINFVSSNMNLSVKEKQGLLSINGLKERALETLRYMNVELQKLELKNDIQSKVRFDLDQQQREYFLHQQMKTIQEELGGVSQEEEMDEMGLKAKTKKWDEKTQKHFEKELSKMRRMNPQSPDFGIQRNYLELFLELPWGEYSKDKFDLKHAQKVLDKDHFGLEEVKKRMIEHLAVLKLRNDMRSPIICLTGPPGVGKTSIGRSVAEALGREYVRISLGGLRDEAEIRGHRKTYIGAMPGRIIQSLKKAGTSNPVFILDEIDKLSSGNSGDPSSALLEVLDPEQNNAFYDNFLEMGYDLSKVMFIATSNNMSAIQPALRDRMEVIKMSGYTIEEKVEIAKRHLFPKQLEAHGLTAKDLTIGKKQLEKIVEGYTRESGVRNLETKIAQVIRNAAKAVAMEEEYNKKVTDEDIVTVLGVPRLERDKYENNDIAGVVTGLAWTSVGGDILFIESLISEGKGALTITGNLGNVMKESATIALEYIKANAKKLGLNVELFQKYNIHLHVPEGATPKDGPSAGIAMLTSLVSLLTQKKVKKSLAMTGEITLRGKVLPVGGIKEKILAAKRANIKEIILCHENKSDIDEIKAEYLEGLTFHYVKEMSEVLALALTDQNVKNAKTLK, from the coding sequence ATGTCAAACCATAAAATACTCACAATTGACAATCTGTCACTTCAGGAATTTGACTCAGAAGCAGATTTGATTCCATTATTAACTCCGGAAGACGAAGAGGAAATGAATAACGAAGAGCTTCCGCTCTCGTTGCCTATTTTACCATTGCGCAATACCGTTTTATTTCCGGGAGTTGTTATTCCGATTTCGGCAGGAAGAGATAAATCAATCAAATTAATTAATGATGCCAATGCCGGCGGAAAAATTATTGGTGTGGTTTCTCAAATTAATGAAGAAGACGAAGACCCGTCAAAAGATGATATTCATAAAATTGGAACCGTAGCCAGAATTCTTCGCGTTTTAAAAATGCCTGACGGAAACGTAACCGTAATTCTACAAGGTAAAAAACGTTTTGAAATTGACGAAGTAGTTTCAGAAGAACCTTATATCACTGCCACGATCAAAGAAGTTTCAGAAGAACGTCCGACAGAAGATGATACCGAATTTACCGCAATTTTAGATTCAGTAAAAGAACTGGCAATTCAAATTATAAAAGAAAGTCCAAACATTCCGTCAGAAGCTACTTTTGCGATTAAAAACATTGAAAGCCAGTCGTTTTTAATCAATTTTGTTTCTTCCAATATGAATTTATCCGTAAAAGAAAAACAAGGTTTGTTATCGATAAACGGATTAAAAGAACGCGCGCTTGAAACTTTGCGTTACATGAACGTGGAACTGCAAAAATTAGAATTAAAGAACGACATTCAGTCAAAAGTTCGTTTTGATTTAGACCAGCAGCAGCGTGAATATTTCCTTCACCAGCAAATGAAAACCATTCAGGAAGAATTGGGAGGCGTTTCGCAGGAGGAAGAAATGGATGAAATGGGATTGAAAGCCAAAACCAAAAAGTGGGACGAGAAAACGCAGAAACATTTCGAAAAAGAATTGTCTAAAATGCGTAGAATGAACCCGCAATCTCCTGATTTTGGAATTCAGCGTAACTACCTGGAATTATTTTTAGAATTGCCTTGGGGTGAATATTCTAAAGATAAATTCGATTTAAAACATGCACAAAAAGTATTAGATAAAGATCATTTTGGACTTGAAGAAGTAAAGAAAAGAATGATTGAACATTTGGCTGTATTGAAACTTCGTAACGATATGAGATCGCCAATTATTTGTTTGACAGGACCTCCGGGAGTTGGTAAAACTTCTATCGGTCGTTCGGTTGCTGAAGCTTTAGGACGTGAGTACGTACGTATTTCCTTAGGTGGTTTACGTGATGAAGCTGAAATTCGCGGACACAGAAAGACTTATATCGGTGCTATGCCGGGACGAATCATTCAGAGTTTGAAAAAAGCCGGAACTTCGAACCCTGTTTTTATACTGGATGAGATTGATAAATTGTCAAGCGGTAACAGTGGAGACCCTTCTTCTGCTTTGTTAGAAGTATTAGATCCGGAGCAAAACAATGCTTTTTACGACAACTTCCTTGAAATGGGGTATGATTTGTCTAAAGTAATGTTTATCGCAACTTCAAACAATATGTCAGCCATTCAACCGGCATTACGCGACAGAATGGAAGTAATCAAAATGTCCGGTTACACCATCGAAGAAAAAGTTGAAATTGCCAAAAGACACCTTTTTCCGAAACAATTAGAGGCACACGGATTGACAGCTAAAGATTTGACCATTGGTAAAAAACAACTGGAAAAAATCGTAGAAGGATACACACGCGAATCCGGAGTTCGTAATTTGGAAACTAAAATTGCTCAGGTCATTCGTAATGCAGCAAAAGCAGTTGCGATGGAAGAGGAGTACAATAAAAAAGTAACCGACGAAGATATCGTGACCGTTTTGGGGGTACCAAGATTAGAACGCGATAAATATGAAAACAACGATATTGCAGGAGTAGTGACAGGTTTAGCCTGGACGAGTGTGGGTGGAGATATTTTGTTTATCGAATCTTTGATTTCTGAAGGAAAAGGAGCTTTGACCATTACCGGAAACCTTGGTAATGTAATGAAAGAATCGGCTACAATTGCTTTAGAATACATCAAAGCCAATGCTAAAAAATTAGGCTTGAATGTTGAATTGTTTCAAAAGTACAATATCCATTTACACGTACCCGAAGGCGCAACACCAAAAGACGGCCCAAGTGCCGGAATAGCCATGTTGACCTCTTTGGTTTCATTACTTACACAAAAGAAAGTAAAGAAAAGTTTAGCCATGACAGGTGAAATTACGCTTCGAGGTAAAGTCTTACCGGTAGGCGGAATTAAAGAAAAAATCCTGGCAGCAAAAAGAGCCAATATTAAAGAGATCATTTTATGTCATGAAAATAAAAGCGACATTGATGAAATTAAAGCCGAATATTTAGAAGGACTTACTTTTCATTATGTGAAAGAAATGAGTGAAGTTTTGGCTTTGGCATTGACGGATCAGAATGTTAAGAACGCGAAAACGCTGAAATAA
- a CDS encoding murein L,D-transpeptidase catalytic domain-containing protein, with protein MKILSLFLFLTVGVFTGAKHYYKKETAISTLEVERMNLRVNEIKNMMSIDSKYNTKIAFFVDMSIPSGKNRFFVYDLVNSKIIDQGLVAHGSGSETGVKGNLRFSNTPNSNCTALGRYVIQKCYKGIFGKAYKLNGLDETNNNALKRAIVLHYYSAVPYEEQDYYISNSHGCPMVNEQFFKRLEKYIDCSKSNIILDVYY; from the coding sequence ATGAAAATACTTAGTTTGTTTTTGTTTTTAACAGTAGGTGTTTTTACGGGTGCAAAACACTACTATAAAAAAGAAACCGCTATTTCCACTTTGGAAGTAGAGCGTATGAATCTTAGAGTAAACGAAATAAAAAACATGATGAGTATTGATTCTAAATACAATACCAAAATTGCTTTTTTCGTTGATATGAGCATACCATCAGGCAAAAATCGTTTTTTTGTTTACGATCTGGTAAACAGTAAAATTATCGATCAGGGGCTTGTAGCACATGGTTCAGGATCAGAAACGGGTGTAAAAGGGAATTTACGTTTCAGTAATACTCCTAATTCCAATTGCACTGCTTTAGGCCGATATGTGATTCAGAAATGTTATAAAGGAATCTTCGGAAAAGCCTATAAATTAAACGGTCTGGATGAAACCAATAATAATGCTTTAAAAAGAGCTATAGTGTTACATTATTACTCGGCAGTTCCTTATGAAGAACAAGACTATTACATCAGTAACAGCCATGGCTGTCCAATGGTGAATGAACAGTTCTTTAAAAGACTCGAAAAATATATAGATTGTTCTAAGTCAAATATCATTCTGGATGTTTATTATTAG